In a single window of the Tachyglossus aculeatus isolate mTacAcu1 chromosome 14, mTacAcu1.pri, whole genome shotgun sequence genome:
- the PPP2R3C gene encoding serine/threonine-protein phosphatase 2A regulatory subunit B'' subunit gamma isoform X3 gives MAAVGWREALRRRLARTVTAPEPKKSEQERKDEEMDLFTMYFTEWKGGRKSVNAFYKVIPRFYYRLPAEDEVLLQKLREESRAVFLQRKSRELLDNEELQNLWFLLDKHQTPPMIGEEAMINYENFLKVGEKAGPKCKQFFTAKVFAKLLHVDRYGRVSIMQFFNYVMRKVWLHQTRIGLSLYDVAGQGYLRESDLENYILELIPTLPQLDGLEKSFYSFYVCTAVRKFFFFLDPLRTGKIKIQDILACSFLDDLLELRDEELSKESQETNWFSAPSALRVYGQYLNLDKDHNGMLSKEELSRYGTATMTNVFLDRVFQECLTYDGEMDEKKLSGRLLEGRKHNGRSVGDSHSWLLAGRRPRGTGRENQKKRRSVKFLGSTFVQI, from the exons ATGGCCGCCGTGGGCTGGAGAGAGGCGCTGAGGCGACGGTTGGCGCGGACCGTCACCGCCCCGGAGC caaAGAAAAGTGAACAGGAACgaaaagatgaagaaatggattTGTTCACCATGTATTTCACAGAGTGGAAAGGAGGTAGAAAGAGCGTGAATGCATTCTACAAGGTTATTCCCCGTTTTTACTATAGG TTGCCGGCGGAGGATGAAGTCCTGCTGCAAAAATTAAGAGAGGAATCTAGAGCCGTCTTCCtgcagaggaaaagcagggagcTGCTGGATAATGAAGAATTGCAG AACTTGTGGTTCCTGCTGGACAAGCATCAAACACCCCCTATGATTGGGGAGGAG GCGATGATCAATTATGAAAACTTCTTGAAGGTTGGTGAGAAAGCCGGACCCAAGTGCAA GCAGTTCTTCACAGCTAAGGTCTTTGCCAAACTGCTTCACGTCGATCGCTATGGAAGGGTTTCCATCATGCAGTTCTTTAATTATGTTATGAGGAAAG TGTGGCTCCACCAGACAAGAATTGGCCTGAGTTTGTACGATGTGGCCGGACAGGGTTACCTCCGGGAATCG GATTTAGAAAACTACATTTTGGAACTTATACCGACTCTACCCCAGTTGGATGGACTAGAGAAATCTTTTTACTCTTTCTACGTCTGCACTGCAGTTAGGAAGTTCTTCTTCTTTTTAGACCCTCTCAGAACAG GGAAGATAAAAATACAGGATATTTTGGCGTGCAGTTTCCTAGATGACTTATTGGAG TTAAGGGATGAAGAGCTCTCCAAAGAAAGTCAAGAGACAAATTGGTTTTCTGCTCCATCTGCCCTGAGGGTTTATG GCCAATATCTCAACCTCGACAAGGACCACAACGGCATGCTGAGCAAGGAGGAACTCTCCCGCTACGGGACAGCAACTATGACCAACGTCTTTTTGGATCGGGTCTTCCAGGAGTGTCTTACCTATGATGGAGAAATG GACGAAAAGAAACTGAGCGGACGGTTACTGGAAGGAAGAAAGCACAATGGACGCTCTGTGGGGGACTCCCACAGCTGGCTGTTGGCAGGAAGGCGTCCGAGGGGAACTGGACGAGAAAACCAGAAAAAACGCCGAAGCGTAAAGTTTCTTGGATCAACCTTCGTTCAGATCTAA